Genomic window (Arcobacter aquimarinus):
TTTTAAAAAAAGATTGATGGCTGCGATTAAGGATATGGAAATAGGGAAACATAAGCTAGAAGCAATCTTACATAAGCATAAATTTTTAAATAGTTTTCAGTTTAGTTTAGTTGTAAATAGTACAAACACAATAGATGGATTGAAACTTGTATTATCTTTCAAAAAAGCAAATTCAAATTTACTTATGAAAATGCTAAATCCTATATTTGTTCCCATGATTATTATTGTAGGAACATTTTATGGTTTGATTTTATATTTGGATATGCTTCAAAAAGAGTTAGTTCAATTAAGAAAACTAAATCCTGATGTTGAACAATTTTTAGGAATACCTAAATATTTTACCTATGATATTGCGTATATTGGTTTAGGTGTTTCTATATTTGTAACTTTATTTATTTTATTTGGATATATCTACACTGAAAAATATAAACCTGCATGGCTTTATAAGGTTTTTAAAACACAAGCTTATTCAGATGGTAGATTTATGTTTAGAATTTTAAATGGAATGTTAAGTGCTGGAATTTCATTTCATAAGACTTCTTTAATTTTATCAAAAGATTATTTTAAAGTAGGATTTAGACCATTTTTTAAAGATTTAGCAGATATGATAAATAAGAATAAAAAACTTTTTATTATGTTTGAAAGATATAACTTTCCACCTATTATAACAGCTGATATAAAACTTTCAGAACTTAGTAAAACAAGTTTTTCAGAAGTTACAAAAGCTTTATATCAAACTTGCGATACTATGTATGAAAAAAATATAAATTATATGGTTTTGCAGTGGAGATTTATGTTTTGGATGATTGCCATGTTGGTTACTGTTATTATTGGTTCAGATGTTATAAATCTGGTAATTAGTACATTTACTTTTAAAACTTTATATCAGTAGAAGAAAAAATGATAAAAAAAATAGTTTCAACTCTAAAAAATGTACCGAAAATTAGCTTTTTAAATAAAGATAAAAAATTACATAAAAAAGAAAAATCTGAAAAAATAGATTTTAAAAAAATTATAGAAAAACAAAAACATTCTTTTCTTGAATTTATAGGAAAAACTGAAGATACTGATACTCATTTATCTCATATAATTGAAGATATGATTAAAGATAAATTTCAATTAAAAGGTGGTTATGGAGATTTGATTGCGAATGAAGCAAAATATGCAGAGTTTGTAAGAAGTCTAGGATATGAATATTATGCAACTTATAGTGATTTATCAAAATATTATCAGGATACTTCTTTTCAATTAGATGAAAAAAAACTTGAATTTTGTACAACTATGTATATTATCACTTTAGAAGATAAAAAGAGTAAAAATAAAGTTTTAGGTATTAGAGATGTTGTAAATCTTGATTTTGAAATATTAAGTAAGTTCTATTTTACAAAAATAGTAGTTTTAGGGGAAGGAGTTTTATCATCTGTTTTTGGAGAAGATAGGGAGATTATTTTTAGTTCAAATAGTGATACTGAAAATGATGAAGAGATAAATAAATATTTTGACAAAATGATGGGACAAGCAATTTTGCTTGGAGCGTCTGATATACATATTCAAAAAACAAGTAGATATGCATCCCTTTGGTTTAGAATTGATGGTATCAAAGTTGATATGGGAACAATGCCTATTACTATTGCAAAAACTTTAAAAAGAAGACTTGTAACTATGGCTGACCAAGAAGATTCTGATTATGAGTCAATTAATGGGGTTATAAATTATGAATATGGTAAAAAAAATATCAAGTTTAGGCTTGGACTTATAAACTCAAAGTTAAATTTTTCATTAGTAATGAGGATGATTGGTGGAAGAGGAGTTGTTTCACATAATTTATCAGGACTTAATTATCCAGAAGAGACAATTAGAATTTTATCTAATTTAACAAAATATGCAAATGGGATGATATTAATTACAGGGCAAGTTGGAAGTGGTAAAACACATTTAATGTATGCCTTATTACAACAACTTGCAAAACAACAACAATATGTTATTACTATTGAAGATCCAGTTGAGTATGTGGATGAATCTTTCTTCCAAATTGATTTATCAGAGTTTGCAAGTGCAAGTGAAGAGTTTAAATATGGTTATCCTGAAGCAGTTGTTGATATTTTAAGACAAGATTCAAATATCATTCTAATTGGGGAAACAAGAGAGCCTCAAACAGCATCACAACTTGTTAATGCTTCTAACTTAGGTCAGTTAGTATTCTCAACTATGCATACAAACTCTGCTCCTGCAACAGTTTCAAGGATGACAAGTTCACTTGGAATTAATGAAGGGGATATTATTGATAACTTAAGAGGAATAGTATCTCAAAGATTAGTTAGAAAACTTTGTACATATTGTAAAGAACCAGATGGTGAAAGTGGATTTAAAAAAATTGGTTGTGATGAGTGTAATCACACAGGATTTAAAGATAGGGTACCAATTGCTGAGGTAGTTAGATTTAAATTAGGACATGGAGGAGATTTTGAAAATCCAGCTGAATATATGACGGTTGAAAAAGCAGCGATGGCTCAATATCATGCAGGATTTATAACAAAAGAGGATGCAACAGCTATTATTAGAGGGGAAGAAGTATGGTACGATTAGTAATAACTGATTTTGCTACTAAAGAAGATAGCGAATTTTTCTATATACGAGATGAATTTGACATTTCTCAAAATATGTTTACTTATCATTCTTTCAAAAAATATAGTGTTTATTTATCAAAATATACAAATGATGATATTTATTCTTTAAATTTACTATCGAGAAAATATCTAAAGAAAAATCAATTTTTGATTCATATTGCAGATGGTGAATATGTAATTTTATTTAATCATAAAACAGTCTATTCAGCAAAAATAAATCAAAATTTCATCACAGATGATATGATTAAATCAATTTTAATTACAAAACATATAGCAATGCTTTCAAGTGGTGGAAGTATTGATAGTATTTATTATGTAATTAACTCAAAATTTAAACATGCTATAGAAAATATTTTAAAACAAAATACAAAAAATGAAAAACAAGAAGTTGTTGCAAAATCTTTAGGAGAAATTGAAGAGTTAGTAAAACCTTTAAAATCTTTAGATACTTCAAAATCTCATTTTACAAAATTATTTTATATTACTTCCTTGACAACAGTTAGTTTATGGTTTGTTTTTATGGGATTAGAAACTTTTACAAATAAAATATTTTACACAGAACCTCTTGAAAATTTAACAAAAGAGATAGAAATCGAAAAGCAATTAGCAAAACGACAACAAATTATTTTAAATACAAATGAAAAAAAATATAAAGAATTAACAGATTGTATTTCAATAAATGAGGATTTTAGATGATAAGTATTCATCCAAAATTAGTTTCTAAAATAACTAAATTAGTTTTAATAGGATTAGCTATTTATACTATGTTGTTTATTTTATTTAAAGCTATTAGTTATTTTCAATCAGTAAAACAAAAAGAGAACTTAGTAAGAGATATTCAGATTCAAAAAGAACAGACCGATATCTTGAAAAATAGGGTTAATGAGGTTAAAAAAAAGATAGAAAATCTTGAAAAGGTATATATTCAAAAAGAAGAATTAGAGGTTAAGATAAAAGATATATTTCAAAGAATGTCTTTTATTGATTTTCAGTTAAATTATATCGATGCAAGAAAAATGTGTGTTGATAGATATATTATTGTTGCAAGAGCAGATTATCAAAGTGAAAAAGGTTTAAAAGCTGTAGAGGGTATTTTATCTTATTTGGGTGAAATTAAAAAAAGTGAAAATGATGAAAACCTATATTTTGTGAATTACATAGCAAAACCAAGGCAAATACAATGAAAAAAATTTTATTTTTTTATGTACTATTTTTTTCAATATCTATTTTTGCAGATAATTATGTAGATTCAATTACTTTAACAAAGATAAAAAAACTTGTTCAAAAAGAAGAAGAAATAGCTCTTGCATATAAAAAATATATTTTAGAAAAAGGGGTAAATCCTACAACTCTAAATGATTTAAAAACAGCAAATTATTTACCAAAAGGATTTGACATAATAAATCCTTTTGCTAAGCAAATTACTATTATTCTTGATAATAACTCAACAATTACTGATAAAAAAGATGATATACATAAAATTAGAGGTTTTGAATCAACAGATCCTAAATTAAAATCAAATTTATATGATTATTATTATTCAAATAAATATAGAATTTATACAAAAGCACCTTTAAGTATAAACAATAGTAACGTTGAAATAATTTTAAGTACAAAAGAAAAATTTATATATGAAAACAGCTCAAAAATCACAATAACTGCTCCAGATAATTCTTCAAAAACTCCTAAAGATAGTTATTATTTAGATGAAAATGGAGTTTTACATTGGTATGATGCTTCTGGAGATTATAAATACTCTTTTGATAAAGAGTTAGTTCTTGATGAAAGTGTTACTTTGTTTGATGATAATGGAATTGTAACTGAAGAGTATAAAGATTTAGTAAGAAATATAGAATTTGCAGGAATGACTATATTATACGAAAAAAATGAAGTTGCAGAAGAACATGTAAATATTGGTTCAGGTAGTGTTATAAAAGTAAATCAACAAACAAGAGATATAGGAAAAACAGTTATTCAGTTTACAAGAAGAGCAGGTGGGATGATTGTAAATGGAGATATATATACTTGGGGAAATAATGCTAATAAAATAACTGGAATTGATTTAGGATATTCAGGAAGCACAGATTCTTATCGTTACCCTGTTGTTACAGGTCTTGTTAGGGCAAAAGCAAAAATGTATGATGATGACTCAACAGATGAAAAAGATTTTACAAAATATTATGATCAAAATTATTTTTCTTCACCAAATAGACCTAAATTTGTAGATTTTTTTAGTGCAGTTTTCTATGGAACTTGTGGAGTTTCTACAAAAGGTGAGTTGTATTGTGGGGGAACAACTGGATTAAATTATTCTTTTGGAAATAATTTTACACATGTGGATACAAATAGAAAAGGTGAGATGCTTTATAGAAGTACTTTTTTTGATGGTAAAACAAATAAAGCAAAAAAAGTTTTTGCAAATAATCAAATTTGGCATATTTTAGGAGATGATAATTTCATATATTCTTGGGGATATGATGGAAGTGCTTTCTCGGGAAATGGTAATTTATCTTTTAATTCAGAAATATGTGAAACAATTTGTACAAGATATGATAGATGGGGAAGATGTACTTCCTCTTATCAAGAATGTTCAAATGAACCTAGAAATGTATCTAACATAAAGTTTTCTGATATAACATACCTTTTAACTATTGGACATAGAAAAATTGGAGGATTATCAACTACAGGAGATATTTATATTTGGGGAAGAGAATATTATAAGGATAATTCTTCAACTTCTTTTGAAACATACGATTGTAGTAATAATTGGCAAAGCACAAATTTTAATTTATGTACACCTATAAAAGTTGAAACTTCAAATTCTACTATGACTACAACTTTGAAATTTGAGTCAATTCAAGGTGGGTTAGATGCTTTTGTAGCAAAAAGTGAAGATGGAAAATATTTTAAAATATCTCATCCCAAAACAAAAAAAATTCAAGTTACTTCAATAGATGATGCTATAGAATCATATTCTGAGTATGTAGCAGAAAATGATGCTGAAATATTATCTGTAGATTTTTCAAGAAAAGTAAATGAACAAGGACTAAGTAAAAGATACATCCCAAGTTCAGGAATAGTTTGGGTAAATAGCAAAAATGAATTGAAAGGAGATTATCTTTCTTCTTCTCTTACTACTGAAGATATTACAATATTTAGAAATGCAATAAGACAGATAAAATGGAAAAAAATAAAAGTAATTGATGATGATAATGGAATGTGTGGAATAGATATAAATAATCAGATGTATTGTTGGGGAATTCAGTCATTTTACAGAAATGGTAATTCTTATAGTGATTTTATGGGAAATACATTTATGATACCAGTTTTTAATACAAATTTATATGATTTAGAAAAAGATTTCTTAATAGCAGAAGGTGGATATAATGGGTATCTTACAAATATGACATCAGATGAATGGGCAACAACGAATAGTGATGGAAAAACAGGTGCATTCTTTATGAAATATCCTACATATATTGGTGGATTTAACTATGAATTTATATTTAAATAGAATTTAAAAAAGGGAAGAGATGAAAAAAATAAGTTTGATTTTATTGGGAATTTTTACAACATTTAATCTTTATGCTCAAGAGCAAGTATCTCAAGAGATGAAAAATATGGATAAATTAGATGTTTTAGATAGACAATCCAAAGATTTTTTCAATGCAATAACTGGACTTGAAAAAGATTATTTAGAAGAACAAGTAAATGCTATAAAAAATAAAAAAATGGAGAATCCATCAAACCCAAATCAACCACAAGTGATTGTACCTCAAGAAGCAACGTTATCGCAAGAAGATTATGAAAAAAATGTTTTTACTCACCAAAATGAAATGGCAAGACTTACAACTGATTTTACAAGAACAAAAAAATTAAAAGATTTAAAAATCAAAAGTATGTACTCTTTTAATGGAAAAGATTATGCTGTTTTGGAATTAATAGATGAAACAACTACATCAAATAATAGTGGAGTTAAAACAGAATTAAGTGCAAATATAGAGGGAAGATATATTGAAGGTGATAATATTTTAGGGCATAAGATAATAGATATTAATACTAGAACAAAAAGTATAGAACTTTATAAAAAACTTGATGAAGAGTATGGATATACAATATATTTAAGTAATTATGGAATTTCTGTTAGTGATTTAAAAAAGATAGAAAAAGTAAATGAGAAAACAGAATCAAAAAAAGAAGAATCAAAAATAATACCTAGTTCTCAAAATAAAGTAAAAGATGTTTTTAATCAAGTATCTGAAAAAGAGGTAAAAGTAGAAAAAGTAAAAACAGATATTTCAAATTGTTTATACACAGTTAGAAAAGAAAAATTAAATGTAAGAAATAAACCTGATTTAGAAGGTAGAATTTTAAGAGTCTTAAAAATAAATGACCAATTTACAATAAATAAAAAAGAAAAAGATTGGGTTCAAATAGATACTATTTATAAAAAAATTTCTGGAGATGTAATGGTTGTTTCAAAAGAAAATAATTGGGTTCAAATAGTTGATGGAAATGTGACTTCTCCAAATAATGAGTGTAAATAGGATAAAAATTGGAAAATCAAAAAGATTATAAATCATCTATTTCGAATGATATAAATAAAATTATTAATGAAACAGAGATATTAATAAACAAATATAATAAATTTTTTAATATTGAAGAGATTTTTTCTAGTGAAAATGGTGGTAAAACTAGATTAAATAGACAAATATTCAATGAAAATCATGAAGAAATACAAGCTTCTATTTTGGAAATTGGATTATGTTTAGATGAAATTAAAGGTTATATCTCTGAAGAGATAAAGATGATATTATCAAAATATAATCTTTTTGACAAAATAGAACTTACCGATTTGATTTTTGATGATAGAAACTTTTTAGAGCTTTTATTTTTAGATTTAGAAACACATGGTATAAAAGGTGAAATAAGAGTAAGATGTTTAAATGATGTAAATGAACTATTAAGTCTAAAGAATAAAATTTTTAATTTAAAATATTTTGTAGATATGTTTAATACTTCAATTTTTGATAAATACCTAAATAGATTAGGAGTTGAAGATTTAATTAATAGCACAATTATCTTTGAAACTATTGACTCTTATGGTTTACAATTTGAAGAGTTATTAAAATTTTCTAAAGAGATAAAAACTTTAGAACCACAAAATGAAAAAGTTACTAATTTAAATAGCTTAACTTCACTTTTAGAATTACATAAACGAAGAGCTGATAATTATCATTATGCAAGTATTAGATATAAAATTTTTGTTGAATATAATTGTGATATTTTGTCTAAAACTATGTATATAAATAAGGCTTATCTAGAAAATATAATCTCTTC
Coding sequences:
- a CDS encoding GspE/PulE family protein → MIKKIVSTLKNVPKISFLNKDKKLHKKEKSEKIDFKKIIEKQKHSFLEFIGKTEDTDTHLSHIIEDMIKDKFQLKGGYGDLIANEAKYAEFVRSLGYEYYATYSDLSKYYQDTSFQLDEKKLEFCTTMYIITLEDKKSKNKVLGIRDVVNLDFEILSKFYFTKIVVLGEGVLSSVFGEDREIIFSSNSDTENDEEINKYFDKMMGQAILLGASDIHIQKTSRYASLWFRIDGIKVDMGTMPITIAKTLKRRLVTMADQEDSDYESINGVINYEYGKKNIKFRLGLINSKLNFSLVMRMIGGRGVVSHNLSGLNYPEETIRILSNLTKYANGMILITGQVGSGKTHLMYALLQQLAKQQQYVITIEDPVEYVDESFFQIDLSEFASASEEFKYGYPEAVVDILRQDSNIILIGETREPQTASQLVNASNLGQLVFSTMHTNSAPATVSRMTSSLGINEGDIIDNLRGIVSQRLVRKLCTYCKEPDGESGFKKIGCDECNHTGFKDRVPIAEVVRFKLGHGGDFENPAEYMTVEKAAMAQYHAGFITKEDATAIIRGEEVWYD
- a CDS encoding SH3 domain-containing protein, whose protein sequence is MKKISLILLGIFTTFNLYAQEQVSQEMKNMDKLDVLDRQSKDFFNAITGLEKDYLEEQVNAIKNKKMENPSNPNQPQVIVPQEATLSQEDYEKNVFTHQNEMARLTTDFTRTKKLKDLKIKSMYSFNGKDYAVLELIDETTTSNNSGVKTELSANIEGRYIEGDNILGHKIIDINTRTKSIELYKKLDEEYGYTIYLSNYGISVSDLKKIEKVNEKTESKKEESKIIPSSQNKVKDVFNQVSEKEVKVEKVKTDISNCLYTVRKEKLNVRNKPDLEGRILRVLKINDQFTINKKEKDWVQIDTIYKKISGDVMVVSKENNWVQIVDGNVTSPNNECK